In the genome of Xenopus laevis strain J_2021 chromosome 1S, Xenopus_laevis_v10.1, whole genome shotgun sequence, one region contains:
- the LOC121399547 gene encoding E3 ubiquitin/ISG15 ligase TRIM25-like, with the protein MAAADLRDELSCSICTSIYTDPVSLPCGHNFCQGCIERTWDIQEETFLENPSCPECRKRFSRSRRPELTTDWKLRDLVERFCPTETEPGETGIFCTYCVLSPVPAAKSCLLCEASLCDTHLRGHSKSAEHVLTQPTNSFMGRKCSVHHKVLEYYCCEESVCVCVSCCLAGEHRGHRVELLSEASEKKKETLRKVVEKLRPEREETERGAQRLQERRREVAEKAAGETERVTALFRDIREQLEALEKRLLSDISSQKEKLSLPLTDLMEQLEIKKDELSRKIRHIEELCNMADPLTVLQERESHGAADNEGGRERHDIKVPAVGDLDVDLISETLLTGLAAIVTGVKGRWIYGQEATDLLLDINTAGNLVSVSGDRKSASYSLIYRCHPQTTERFQVYPQTLSSRSFLSGRHYWEVEGSELGGWGVGVAYPSIERRGGQSGIGNNNKSWCLWRWNNKYTVRHDSKDTELPHVSSCRRIRISLDYEAGRLSFYELSEPIRHLHTFTATFTEPLHAAFWVWGDDDDDGAWVRIIS; encoded by the coding sequence atggcggctgctgatctgagagacgagctgagctgctccatctgtacgagcatttatactgatcctgtatccctgccgtgtggccataacttctgccaGGGCTGTATTGAGAGAACATGGGACATCCAGGAGGAAACTTTCCTTGAAAATCCTTCCTGCCCTGAATGTAGAAAGAGATTTAGTAGGAGTAGGAGACCGGAACTGACAACAGACTGGAAGCTGCGTGACCTGGTGGAGAGATTCTGTCCTACTGAGACAGAGCCGGGGGAGACTGGGATCTTCTGCACCTACTGTGTCCTCTCTCCTGTACCTGCTGCtaaatcctgtctcctgtgtgaggcttctctgtgtgaTACCCACCTGAGGGGGCACAGCAAGTCAGCAGAACATGTACTGACCCAACCCACCAACTCCTTTATGGggagaaaatgttctgtacatcACAAGGTTCTGGAGTATTACTGCTGTGAggagtctgtctgtgtctgtgtgtcctgctgtctggccggagagcacaggggccacagggtggagctgctgagtgaggcctctgagaagaagaaagagacactgaggaaagttgtggagaaactgaggccagagagagaggagactgagagaggagcccagagactgcaggagcgcaggagagaagtggcagaaaaagcagccggtgagacagagagagtcactgccctgtttagagacatcagggaacagctggaagccctagagaagcgactcctgagtgacatctccagccagaaagagaagctctcactcccactcactgatctgatggagcagctggaaataaagaaggacgagctgtccaggaagatccgtcacattgaggagctgtgcaacatggcagatccactcactgtcctacaggaacgggaatcacatggagctgcagataatgaggggggcagagagagacatgatataaaggtccctgctgtaggggatctggatgtggatctgatctcagagacattactcacaggcttagctgccattgtgactggggtaaagggaaggtggatctatgggcaggaggctacagacctgttactggatataaacacggctgggaatcttgtatctgtatcaggggacaggaaatctgcttcctactcactcATATACCGGTGTCACCCACAAACCACAGAGAGATTTCAGGTTTATcctcagactttaagcagcaggagtttcctctcagggcgacattactgggaagtggagggcaGTGAATTAGGGGGCTggggggtaggggtggcctatcccagtatagagaggagagggggTCAGTCCGGCATTGggaataataacaagtcctggtgtttgtggagatggaataataaatatacagtgagacaTGACAGTAAAGACACAGAGTTACCCCACGtctcttcctgcaggagaatcaggatctcattggactatgaggccggacgtctgtccttttatgagctgagtgagccaatcagacacttacacaccttcactgccacattcactgagccccttcatgctgcattctgggtatggggggatgatgatgatgatggtgccTGGGTGAGAATCATTAGTTAG
- the vcp.S gene encoding transitional endoplasmic reticulum ATPase (The RefSeq protein has 2 substitutions compared to this genomic sequence), protein MASGSDTKSDDLSTAILKQKSRPNRLIVDESINEDNSVVSLSQAKMDELQLFRGDTVLLKGKKRREAVCIVLSDDTCSDEKIRMNRVVRNNLRVRLGDVISIQPCPDVKYGKRVHVLPIDDTVEGITGNLFEVYLKPYFLEAYRPIRKGDIFLVRGGMRAVEFKVVETDPSPYCIVAPDTVIHCEGEPIKREDEEESLNEVGYDDIGGCRKQLAQIKEMVELPLRHPALFKAIGVKPPRGILLYGPPGTGKTLIARAVANETGAFFFLINGPEIMSKLAGESESNLRKAFEEAEKNAPAIIFIDELDAIAPKREKTHGEVERRIVSQLLTLMDGLKQRAHVIVMAATNRPNSIDPALRRFGRFDREVDIGIPDSTGRLEILQIHTKNMKLSDDVDLEQVANETHGHVGADLAALCSEAALQAIRKKMDLIDLEDETIDAEVMNSLAVTMDDFRWGLSQSNPSALRETVVEVPQVTWEDIGGLEDVKRELQELVQYPVEHPDKFLKFGMTPSKGVLFYGPPGCGKTLLAKAIANECQANFISIKGPELLTMWFGESEANVREIFDKARQAAPCVLFFDELDSIAKARGGNIGDGGGAADRVINQILTEMDGMSIKKNVFIIGATNRPDIIDPAILRPGRLDQLIYIPLPDEKSRMAILKANLRKSPVAKDVDVDFLAKMTNGFSGADLTEICQRACKLAIRESIENEIRRERDRQTNPSAMEVEEDDPVPEIRRDHFEEAMRLARRSVSDNDIRKYEMFAQTLQQSRGFGSFRFPAGGQSGAGPSPGAGGGSGGGHFTEEDDDLYG, encoded by the exons ATGGCTTCCGGATCAGA TACCAAATCCGATGACTTGTCTACAGCAATCCTGAAGCAAAAGAGCCGGCCCAATCGGCTAATTGTGGATGAATCCATCAATGAGGACAACAGTGTGGTGTCGCTGTCTCAG GCCAAGATGGATGAGCTGCAGCTCTTTAGAGGAGACACGGTCCTGCTGAAGGGGAAGAAGAGGAGAGAAGCCGTTTGCATCGTTCTCTCAGATGACACCTGCTCTGATGAAAAGATCCGCATGAACAGAGTTGTCCGTAATAACCTGAGGGTGCGGCTCGGAGATGTTATCAG CATTCAGCCCTGCCCAGATGTGAAGTATGGCAAGCGAGTCCATGTTCTTCCCATAGACGACACAGTGGAGGGCATCACTGGGAACCTGTTTGAGGTGTATCTCAAGCCTTACTTCCTGGAAGCCTACAGACCAATCAGGAAAG GTGACATTTTCCTGGTACGTGGAGGGATGAGAGCAGTGGAGTTCAAAGTGGTGGAGACGGATCCTTCCCCATACTGCATTGTGGCCCCAGATACCGTAATCCATTGTGAAGGGGAGCCAATTAAGCGTGAG GATGAGGAGGAGTCCTTGAATGAAGTGGGCTATGACGACATTGGGGGCTGCAGGAAACAACTGGCTCAGATCAAAGAGATGGTGGAACTGCCTCTCAGGCACCCGGCCCTTTTTAAGGCTATTGGAGTAAAG CCTCCCAGGGGAATTCTGCTGTATGGACCCCCAGGCACTGGGAAAACCCTCATTGCTAGAGCTGTGGCCAATGAAACTGGAGCTTTCTTCTTCCTGATTAATG GACCGGAGATCATGAGCAAGCTGGCGGGTGAGTCTGAGAGTAACCTGCGCAAAGCTTTTGAGGAGGCTGAGAAGAATGCCCCTGCCATTATCTTTATAGACGAGCTGGATGCCATTGCTCCTAAAAGAGAGAAG ACACACGGAGAAGTTGAACGCCGTATTGTGTCCCAGCTACTAACACTCATGGATGGGCTCAAACAACGGGCTCATGTCATTGTCATGGCAGCCACCAACCGACCCAACAGCATCGACCCAGCGCTTAGGAGATTTG GTCGTTTTGACAGGGAGGTCGATATTGGAATCCCCGACTCCACCGGACGCCTGGAAATCCTGCAGATTCACACGAAGAACATGAAGCTTTCTGATGATGTGGATCTGGAACAG GTTGCTAATGAAACCCATGGACATGTAGGTGCTGATTTGGCTGCTCTATGCTCAGAAGCTGCTCTCCAGGCCATCAGGAAGAAGATGGACCTCATAGACCTGGAAGATGAAACCATAGATGCTGAAGTGATGAATTCTTTGGCTGTCACTATGGATGACTTCAGG TGGGCGCTAAGTCAGAGTAACCCATCGGCTCTACGAGAGACCGTTGTGGAGGTGCCGCAGGTCACATGGGAGGATATTGGTGGTTTGGAAGACGTCAAGAGGGAGCTCCAGGAGCTGGTTCAG TATCCTGTGGAGCATCCAGACAAGTTCCTGAAGTTCGGAATGACTCCATCAAAGGGTGTCCTATTCTATGGTCCACCTGGTTGTGGTAAGACTTTGCTGGCTAAGGCCATTGCCAACGAATGCCAGGCCAACTTCATCTCCATCAAAGGGCCCGAACTTCTCACTATGTGGTTTGGAGAGTCTGAGGCCAACGTCCGAGAGATATTTGATAAG GCTCGGCAGGCTGCTCCCTGTGTCCTCTTCTTTGATGAATTGGACTCCATCGCTAAGGCTCGAGGTGGGAACATTGGAGATGGGGGTGGAGCTGCTGACAGAGTTATTAACCAGATCCTTACTGAGATGGACGGAATGTCTATAAAGAAGAATGTCTTCATCATCGGAGCCACAAACAGACCAGATATCATTGACCCCGCCATCCTGCGTCCTGGCCGTCTAGATCAGCTCATTTACATCCCGCTGCCCGATGAGAAGTCTCGTATGGCCATCCTGAAGGCCAACCTGAGGAAGTCTCCAGTTGCCAAG GATGTGGACGTGGACTTCCTGGCCAAGATGACCAATGGTTTCTCCGGTGCCGATCTGACTGAGATTTGCCAGCGAGCCTGTAAACTGGCCATCAGGGAATCTATTGAGAATGAGATCAGACGAGAGCGGGACAGGCAGACTAACCCCTCCGCTATG GAAGTGGAAGAAGACGACCCCGTACCGGAAATCCGCAGAGATCACTTTGAAGAGGCCATGCGATTCGCCCGCCGCTCAGTCAGCGATAACGATATCCGCAAATACGAGATGTTCGCACAAACTCTTCAGCAGAGCAGAGGATTCGGCAGCTTCAG ATTTCCTGCTGGGGGACAAAGTGGAGCGGGTCCAAGCCCAGGAGCCGGGGGAGGCAGTGGCGGGGGCCATTTCACTGAAGAAGACGACGATCTCTATGGTTAA